One Micromonospora eburnea genomic region harbors:
- a CDS encoding DUF402 domain-containing protein, translating into MPSDVVRVIYRKYDGSAHRDYPARRLAEDDLGVWLGVPAGTESVYHGRPSVEQIPFVLLVPRHGWWTGMFNPPPRTSEVYCDITTPARWDGESTVHLIDLDLDVVRRRETGIVELRDEDEFAENRARFGYPDDVVVEAEAAARRLLVALGDGTEPFATSYRKWLALVV; encoded by the coding sequence ATGCCGAGCGATGTGGTCCGCGTGATCTACCGCAAGTACGACGGCAGCGCCCACCGTGACTACCCCGCCCGCCGGCTCGCCGAGGACGACCTCGGTGTGTGGCTCGGCGTGCCGGCCGGCACCGAATCGGTCTACCACGGCCGGCCCTCGGTCGAGCAGATCCCGTTCGTGTTGCTGGTGCCCCGGCACGGCTGGTGGACCGGCATGTTCAACCCGCCGCCGCGGACCAGCGAGGTCTACTGCGACATCACCACCCCGGCACGGTGGGACGGCGAGAGCACGGTCCACCTGATCGACCTCGACCTGGACGTGGTCCGCCGCCGGGAGACCGGCATCGTCGAGCTGCGCGACGAGGACGAGTTCGCCGAGAACCGGGCGCGCTTCGGCTACCCGGACGACGTGGTCGTCGAGGCGGAGGCCGCCGCCCGCCGGCTCCTCGTCGCGCTCGGGGACGGCACCGAGCCGTTCGCCACGTCGTACCGGAAGTGGCTGGCCCTGGTGGTCTGA
- a CDS encoding ATP-dependent DNA helicase, producing the protein MTLPRTATGPTVRKKRRGNRPSGGELLAAAIGAVPGGAARPGQQQMAEAIEQSISSGEHLLVQAGTGTGKSLAYLTPALTVDGPVVVSTATLALQSQLVDHDLPRLADAVESLLGRRPTFAVLKGRHHYLCLARLDSSTEEEPEDTLFDAPRPGGGTKWLGEAGRLGKQIQRLRDWAEKTATGDRDELDPGVDDQVWRTVSMPARECVGAARCPFGQECFAEASRARAREADIVVTNHSLLAVDMLAGRHIVPPHKLLIVDEAHELADRVSSAAQAELVPELIDRSARRARPLLRPELAERLTEAGDALAVGLAEVPAGRLTAGLPPALREACTLLDGATRAALESIGDVKSDDPDPVRKQQAKAVLDELSSTAQRLLEEADHDVAWVEKPENGSRRALVVAPLSVAGTLATHLYDERTVVVTSATLALGGRFDTVARALGLDAPPPAPPSPAAAALAATAAAGRPRTGAADTEGRQSAAGTAPATEGPGWRSLDVGSPFDYARQGILYVAAHLPRPSVSGLPDAAGEELLALVGALGGRTLGLFSSRRAAQQAAELLRARTDLPVLLQGEEALPLLVRRFREERESCLFGVMSLWQGVDVPGDSCQLVVIDRLPFPRPDEPLAAARAAAVDAGGGSGFAAVSVPIAAVRLAQGVGRLIRATGDRGVVAVLDSRLETARGYGPFLRRSLPPFWYTTRSDVARGALERLGRS; encoded by the coding sequence GTGACCCTGCCCCGTACCGCCACCGGTCCCACCGTCCGAAAGAAGCGCCGGGGCAACCGGCCCAGCGGCGGCGAACTGCTGGCCGCGGCGATCGGCGCGGTCCCCGGCGGCGCGGCCCGCCCCGGCCAGCAGCAGATGGCCGAGGCGATCGAGCAGAGCATCAGCTCCGGCGAGCACCTGCTGGTCCAGGCCGGCACCGGCACCGGCAAGTCGCTGGCGTACCTGACCCCGGCGCTGACCGTGGATGGCCCGGTGGTGGTCTCCACCGCCACCCTGGCGTTGCAGTCCCAACTGGTCGATCACGACCTGCCCCGGCTGGCCGACGCGGTGGAGTCGCTGCTCGGCCGCCGTCCGACCTTCGCGGTGCTGAAGGGCCGGCACCACTACCTGTGCCTGGCCAGGTTGGACAGCTCCACAGAGGAGGAGCCGGAGGACACCCTCTTCGACGCACCCCGGCCCGGCGGCGGCACCAAGTGGCTCGGCGAGGCGGGCCGGCTCGGCAAGCAGATCCAGCGGCTGCGCGACTGGGCGGAGAAGACCGCCACCGGCGATCGGGACGAGTTGGATCCGGGGGTCGACGACCAGGTCTGGCGGACCGTGTCGATGCCGGCGCGGGAATGCGTCGGCGCGGCCCGCTGCCCGTTCGGGCAGGAGTGCTTCGCCGAGGCGTCGCGGGCCCGGGCCCGCGAGGCCGACATCGTCGTCACCAACCACAGCCTCCTCGCCGTCGACATGCTCGCCGGCCGGCACATCGTGCCGCCACACAAGCTGCTCATCGTCGACGAGGCGCACGAGCTGGCCGACCGGGTCTCCTCAGCGGCCCAGGCCGAGCTGGTCCCGGAGCTGATCGACAGATCCGCCCGCCGGGCCCGGCCGCTGCTGCGCCCGGAACTGGCCGAACGGCTCACCGAGGCCGGCGACGCCCTCGCGGTGGGGCTGGCCGAGGTGCCGGCCGGGCGGCTCACCGCCGGGCTGCCGCCCGCGCTACGCGAGGCGTGCACACTGCTGGACGGGGCCACCCGGGCGGCGTTGGAGTCGATCGGCGACGTCAAGTCCGACGACCCGGACCCGGTCCGCAAACAGCAGGCCAAGGCGGTGCTGGACGAACTGTCCAGCACCGCGCAGCGGCTGCTGGAAGAGGCCGACCACGACGTGGCCTGGGTGGAGAAGCCGGAGAACGGCAGCCGCCGCGCCCTGGTGGTCGCGCCGCTCTCCGTCGCCGGCACCCTCGCCACCCACCTGTACGACGAACGTACGGTGGTCGTCACGTCGGCCACCCTGGCGCTGGGCGGGCGCTTCGACACGGTCGCCCGCGCGCTGGGGCTGGACGCGCCACCACCCGCCCCGCCATCCCCGGCCGCCGCCGCGCTGGCCGCCACGGCCGCTGCCGGTCGGCCCCGGACCGGGGCCGCGGACACCGAGGGCAGGCAGAGCGCAGCCGGCACGGCACCGGCCACCGAGGGGCCCGGTTGGCGTTCGCTCGACGTCGGCTCGCCGTTCGACTACGCGCGGCAGGGCATCCTGTACGTCGCCGCACACCTGCCCCGCCCCAGCGTCTCCGGGCTGCCCGACGCGGCCGGCGAGGAGCTGTTGGCACTGGTCGGGGCGCTCGGCGGGCGTACCCTCGGGCTCTTCTCCTCGCGGCGGGCCGCGCAGCAGGCGGCGGAGCTGCTCCGCGCGCGGACCGACCTGCCGGTGCTGCTACAGGGCGAGGAGGCGCTGCCGCTGCTGGTCCGCCGGTTCCGGGAGGAGCGGGAGAGCTGCCTGTTCGGGGTGATGTCGCTCTGGCAGGGGGTGGACGTGCCGGGTGACTCCTGCCAGCTCGTGGTGATCGACCGGCTGCCGTTCCCCCGGCCCGACGAGCCGCTGGCCGCGGCCCGCGCGGCGGCGGTGGACGCCGGCGGCGGCTCCGGTTTCGCCGCGGTCAGCGTGCCGATCGCGGCGGTCCGGCTGGCCCAGGGCGTCGGCCGGCTGATCCGGGCCACCGGCGACCGGGGGGTGGTGGCGGTGCTCGACTCCCGGCTGGAGACCGCCCGCGGCTACGGACCGTTCCTGCGCCGCTCGCTGCCGCCGTTCTGGTACACCACCCGGTCCGACGTGGCCCGGGGCGCACTGGAACGGCTCGGCCGCTCCTGA
- a CDS encoding AI-2E family transporter, with protein sequence MRGRLRRAYDSGRASARARRVDPVDAPGEPDIPSGPATAGAATTAGPEPSSAPHPSTASQDDADVPHALRIAAAWSWRLIAIGIVAWALLRIVGTIRIVIIPLAIALLLSALLAPAVGWLLRARFPRSLATGVVLVGGLAAVVGTLTLAVNEFIRGVPELSEKSSQGVRQIQDWLRTGPLHVSDSQLNHYIDEAQTWITGNSKTVTTSALSATATLAEVLTGTVLVLFATFFFLRDGNKIWRFLVRLLPVAARWKVDDAGRASWATLGAYVRATVLVAFIDAVGIGVFLVIFDIPFAFPLAALVFLGAFIPIVGAALSGGVAVLVALVDSGPVTALIILGAVIGVQQMEGHVLQPLIMGRAVAIHPLAVIIGIAAGVVLAGIAGALVAVPLIAVLNTAIRRLAARTVPDTPPDAVVVASQAP encoded by the coding sequence ATGCGCGGACGGCTCCGCCGCGCGTACGATTCGGGCCGCGCGTCGGCCCGGGCCCGCCGGGTCGACCCCGTGGACGCGCCGGGGGAGCCGGACATTCCGTCGGGCCCGGCGACTGCGGGAGCGGCGACCACGGCCGGTCCGGAACCGTCGAGCGCCCCGCACCCGTCGACCGCCAGCCAGGACGACGCCGACGTGCCGCACGCGCTGCGGATCGCCGCCGCCTGGTCCTGGCGGTTGATCGCGATCGGCATCGTCGCCTGGGCGCTGCTCAGGATCGTCGGCACCATCCGCATCGTGATCATCCCGCTGGCGATCGCGCTGCTGCTCTCCGCGCTGCTCGCCCCGGCGGTCGGCTGGCTGCTCAGGGCCCGCTTCCCGCGCTCGCTGGCGACCGGTGTGGTGCTGGTCGGCGGCCTGGCCGCGGTGGTCGGCACGCTCACCCTGGCGGTGAACGAGTTCATCCGGGGCGTGCCCGAGCTGAGCGAGAAGTCGTCGCAGGGCGTACGGCAGATCCAGGACTGGCTCAGGACGGGCCCGCTGCACGTCTCGGACAGCCAGCTCAACCACTACATCGACGAGGCGCAGACCTGGATCACCGGCAACTCCAAGACGGTCACCACCAGCGCCCTCTCCGCCACGGCGACGCTGGCCGAGGTGCTGACCGGCACCGTCCTGGTGCTCTTCGCGACCTTCTTCTTCCTGCGCGATGGCAACAAGATCTGGCGGTTCCTGGTCCGGTTGCTGCCGGTGGCCGCCCGCTGGAAGGTCGATGACGCCGGCCGGGCCTCCTGGGCGACGCTGGGCGCGTACGTCCGGGCCACCGTGCTGGTCGCCTTCATAGACGCCGTCGGCATCGGCGTCTTCCTGGTCATCTTCGACATTCCGTTCGCGTTCCCACTGGCCGCCCTGGTCTTCCTGGGGGCGTTCATCCCGATCGTCGGGGCGGCGCTCTCCGGCGGGGTGGCCGTGCTGGTCGCGCTCGTGGACAGCGGCCCGGTGACCGCGTTGATCATTCTGGGTGCGGTGATCGGCGTGCAGCAGATGGAGGGGCACGTGCTCCAGCCGTTGATCATGGGTCGGGCGGTGGCCATCCACCCGCTCGCCGTGATCATCGGGATCGCGGCCGGGGTGGTCCTCGCCGGCATCGCCGGCGCGCTGGTCGCGGTGCCGCTGATCGCGGTGCTCAACACCGCGATCCGCCGGCTCGCCGCCCGGACCGTGCCGGACACCCCGCCGGACGCCGTCGTGGTGGCCTCCCAGGCTCCCTAG
- a CDS encoding GroES family chaperonin, translating into MTVDQNLDSGLPIRLLHDRVLVRTEGSDGERRSTAGIVIPATAAVGKRLAWATAVGVGPNVRSIVSGDRVLFDPDDRSEVELHGRAYVLLRERDVHAVAAERVEKEPSGSTGLYL; encoded by the coding sequence GTGACCGTCGACCAGAACCTCGACTCCGGCCTGCCGATCCGTCTGCTGCACGACCGCGTGCTGGTGCGGACGGAGGGCAGCGACGGGGAACGCCGATCCACCGCCGGCATCGTGATCCCGGCCACAGCAGCGGTGGGCAAGCGACTGGCCTGGGCGACCGCCGTGGGGGTGGGCCCGAACGTGCGCTCCATCGTCTCCGGGGACCGGGTGCTCTTCGACCCCGACGACCGCTCCGAGGTCGAACTGCACGGCCGGGCGTACGTCCTGCTGCGCGAGCGCGACGTGCACGCGGTCGCCGCCGAGCGGGTGGAGAAGGAGCCCTCGGGCTCGACCGGCCTCTACCTGTAG
- a CDS encoding PrsW family intramembrane metalloprotease yields the protein MRPNQSGAGDYADAMADTPPGGAPPPPVPALPPPGSSTPRLPKRQLNWWRIVALVGLLVVIAAGAVFILYTLGTGLGPQALLVGVIAAILPVPVLVACFLWLDRYEPEPLPYLIFCFVWGAFVATSISLTVNEAFASLFKHWGLPAALTAVLVAPFIEELTKAAFPILLLIFRRREFSGITDGLVYCGLSAIGFAMVENILYLGGYGYRAGVEEYGPATGAQQVIAIFIVRILLFGFAHPLFTSMTGVGLGIAARTADRRVRVLAPIAGLLVAMMLHGTWNLLPSLAVATGQPVIVLYGYIGVMVPIFFAMVGLAIWLRAWEGRLTERTLPDYVRAGWLTPPEVAALGSLGRRHAARTWARRVAGEGGVQAMRGYQFAATRLALLRDGMRRGLDRTPAERDRTAREERELLDSIGAYRAFFVGRDPQAPIGIWDGRHYHLRFPDGSRRAVEAPDEPVVPIPVVLTPPPPPPTHPAGYGPPGWYGTHPPAGPWHPGG from the coding sequence ATGCGGCCGAACCAGAGCGGCGCGGGTGACTACGCTGACGCCATGGCCGACACCCCGCCCGGCGGAGCCCCGCCGCCGCCCGTGCCCGCCCTCCCGCCGCCGGGGTCGTCGACTCCCCGGTTGCCGAAGCGCCAGCTGAACTGGTGGCGGATCGTGGCCCTCGTCGGGCTTCTGGTGGTGATCGCCGCCGGCGCGGTCTTCATTCTCTACACGCTTGGCACCGGATTGGGCCCGCAGGCCCTGCTGGTCGGGGTGATCGCGGCGATCCTGCCGGTGCCGGTGCTGGTCGCCTGCTTCCTCTGGCTGGACCGGTACGAACCCGAGCCGCTGCCGTACCTGATCTTCTGTTTCGTCTGGGGCGCGTTCGTCGCGACGTCGATCTCGTTGACGGTCAACGAGGCCTTTGCCAGCCTGTTCAAGCACTGGGGGCTGCCAGCGGCGCTGACCGCCGTGCTGGTCGCCCCGTTCATCGAGGAGTTGACCAAGGCGGCCTTCCCGATCCTGCTGTTGATCTTCCGTCGCCGGGAGTTCTCCGGGATCACCGACGGGCTGGTCTACTGCGGGCTCTCCGCGATCGGGTTCGCCATGGTGGAGAACATCCTCTACCTGGGCGGGTACGGCTACCGGGCCGGCGTCGAGGAGTACGGCCCGGCCACCGGCGCCCAACAGGTGATCGCCATCTTCATCGTCCGGATCCTGCTCTTCGGTTTCGCCCACCCGCTGTTCACCTCGATGACCGGGGTGGGGCTGGGCATCGCCGCCCGTACGGCCGACCGGCGGGTCCGCGTTCTCGCCCCGATCGCCGGCCTGCTGGTGGCGATGATGCTGCACGGCACCTGGAACCTGCTGCCCTCGCTGGCCGTCGCCACCGGGCAGCCGGTCATCGTCCTGTACGGCTACATCGGCGTGATGGTGCCGATCTTCTTCGCGATGGTGGGGCTGGCGATCTGGCTGCGCGCCTGGGAGGGGCGGCTCACCGAGCGCACCCTGCCGGACTATGTACGGGCCGGTTGGCTCACCCCGCCGGAGGTGGCCGCACTGGGCAGCCTCGGCCGGCGGCACGCCGCGCGTACCTGGGCCCGGCGGGTGGCCGGCGAGGGCGGAGTGCAGGCGATGCGGGGTTACCAGTTCGCCGCGACCCGGCTGGCGCTGCTGCGTGACGGTATGCGCCGAGGGCTGGACCGGACGCCGGCCGAACGGGACCGGACGGCGCGGGAGGAGCGGGAGTTGCTGGACTCGATCGGCGCGTACCGGGCGTTCTTCGTGGGCCGCGACCCGCAGGCGCCGATCGGGATCTGGGATGGGCGGCACTACCATCTGCGGTTCCCGGACGGGTCGCGGCGCGCGGTCGAGGCCCCGGACGAGCCGGTGGTGCCGATCCCGGTGGTGCTGACCCCGCCACCGCCGCCCCCGACCCACCCGGCCGGCTACGGCCCACCCGGCTGGTACGGCACCCACCCTCCTGCCGGGCCCTGGCACCCCGGCGGCTGA
- a CDS encoding aminotransferase class V-fold PLP-dependent enzyme has product MTVTLVPAPLTLSAPPAPHRPDPLAVLGVPGEINLDHAASAPCARAAADAVAELLPWYASVHRGAGALSRRCTLAYERARQTVADFLGARPGDHVIFTRNTTDAVNLLARALPAGTTVVTFAGEHHANLLPWPRGSVRLPVPASPAEAVRALDAALRELRRVGPRSGGGASELPVLVAVTGASNMTGERWPVAELARAARRHDARILVDAAQLAPHAPVDLAALDVDYLALSGHKLYAPFGVGVLVGRGDWLDAAPPYLAGGGATSHVGAATHDVRWATGPARHEAGTPNLLGAVALAAVCAALGEADRDALHAREQALLTRLRNGLAALPHVVELRIFGPDAPRVGIVSFVVAGRDSAEVAAQLASTHRIGVRDGLFCAHPLARRLLVEAAARSGRRDLPPTALRASLGLGTTAAEVDALVSALAQPG; this is encoded by the coding sequence ATGACCGTCACCCTCGTACCCGCCCCGCTCACGTTGTCCGCGCCGCCGGCGCCGCACCGGCCGGACCCGCTCGCCGTGCTCGGCGTACCAGGGGAGATCAACCTGGACCACGCCGCCAGCGCGCCGTGCGCACGGGCCGCGGCCGACGCGGTGGCCGAGCTCCTGCCCTGGTACGCGAGCGTGCACCGCGGCGCCGGGGCGCTGTCGCGACGCTGCACCCTCGCCTACGAGCGGGCCCGGCAGACGGTGGCCGACTTTCTCGGCGCCCGCCCCGGCGACCATGTGATCTTCACCCGGAACACCACCGACGCGGTCAACCTGCTCGCCCGGGCGCTGCCCGCCGGCACCACCGTGGTCACCTTCGCCGGCGAGCACCACGCCAACCTGCTCCCCTGGCCGCGCGGCTCGGTCCGGCTCCCGGTGCCGGCCAGTCCCGCCGAGGCGGTACGCGCCCTCGACGCGGCCCTGCGCGAGCTGCGCCGGGTCGGCCCCCGGTCGGGCGGCGGCGCATCCGAGCTGCCCGTCCTGGTCGCGGTGACCGGCGCGAGCAACATGACCGGGGAACGCTGGCCGGTGGCCGAACTGGCCCGGGCGGCCCGCCGGCACGACGCCCGGATCCTGGTGGACGCCGCGCAGCTCGCCCCGCACGCCCCGGTCGACCTGGCCGCGCTGGACGTGGACTACCTGGCGCTCTCCGGCCACAAGCTGTACGCCCCGTTCGGCGTCGGCGTGCTGGTCGGGCGCGGGGACTGGCTGGACGCCGCGCCGCCGTACCTGGCCGGTGGGGGCGCGACCAGCCACGTCGGTGCGGCCACCCACGACGTACGCTGGGCCACCGGGCCGGCACGGCACGAGGCCGGCACCCCGAACCTGCTCGGCGCGGTGGCGCTCGCCGCGGTCTGCGCCGCGCTCGGCGAGGCCGATCGGGACGCGCTGCACGCCCGCGAGCAGGCGCTGCTGACCCGGCTGCGGAACGGGCTCGCCGCCCTGCCGCACGTGGTGGAGCTGCGTATCTTCGGGCCGGACGCGCCCCGGGTCGGCATCGTCTCGTTCGTGGTCGCCGGCCGGGACTCCGCCGAGGTCGCCGCCCAGCTCGCCAGCACGCACCGGATCGGGGTGCGGGACGGGCTCTTCTGCGCCCACCCGCTGGCCCGGCGGCTGCTGGTCGAGGCGGCGGCGCGCAGCGGGCGGCGTGACCTGCCCCCGACCGCGCTGCGGGCCAGCCTCGGCCTCGGCACCACCGCCGCCGAGGTGGACGCCCTCGTCAGCGCACTCGCCCAGCCGGGCTGA
- a CDS encoding FUSC family protein has product MARDRRPSFLRRTRLREGLVDVDSARIAEAMETLRQRGRATWHDRLHRVRTAGGLAVQAGLAAALAYLVAHRVLGNPQPVFAPISAVGTLAASVGQRFRRTVELIIGVALGVAIGDGLILALGTGAWQLGMVVTAAILLSIFAGASVAVVIQAAATAVLIVTLSPSTKNLEIPRFIDAAVGGSIALLVTAILLPLNPLRVINRAARPALELLAGQLDICAEALRTRDRDAAQRALHRLRENKEELAAFTEAIEGAKETITIAPVRWRRRNELTHYAEAADPIDRAMRNSGTLIRRSVTLIEDEEPVPEPMPAAIAHLAESVRLLQHEFAVGEEPQRARERALRAVSEAGRGYAEGVGFSGSVVIAQVRTAASDLMVASGIDQEEANRLVRQAFGEREERGGGTSEQSPAPKPPTAPPVG; this is encoded by the coding sequence ATTGCCCGGGACCGGCGACCCTCGTTCCTGCGGCGTACCCGGCTGCGCGAGGGGCTGGTCGACGTCGACTCGGCCCGGATCGCCGAGGCGATGGAGACGCTGCGCCAACGAGGTCGAGCCACCTGGCACGACCGGTTGCACCGGGTGCGTACCGCCGGTGGTCTCGCGGTCCAGGCGGGCCTCGCCGCCGCCCTGGCCTACCTGGTCGCCCACCGGGTGCTCGGCAACCCGCAACCGGTCTTCGCCCCGATCTCCGCGGTAGGCACCCTGGCCGCCTCCGTCGGCCAGCGGTTCCGCCGGACCGTGGAGCTGATCATCGGGGTGGCGCTCGGGGTGGCGATCGGCGACGGCCTGATCCTCGCGCTCGGGACCGGCGCATGGCAGCTGGGCATGGTGGTGACCGCGGCGATCCTGTTGAGCATCTTCGCCGGGGCGAGCGTGGCGGTCGTGATCCAGGCCGCGGCCACCGCCGTGCTGATCGTGACCCTGAGCCCATCCACCAAGAACCTGGAGATCCCCCGCTTCATCGACGCGGCCGTGGGCGGCTCGATCGCGCTGCTGGTGACCGCGATCCTGCTGCCACTCAATCCGCTGCGCGTGATCAACCGGGCCGCCCGGCCGGCGCTGGAACTGCTCGCGGGGCAGCTCGACATCTGCGCCGAGGCGCTGCGTACGCGGGACCGCGACGCGGCGCAGCGGGCGCTGCACCGGCTGCGGGAGAACAAGGAGGAGCTGGCCGCGTTCACGGAGGCGATCGAGGGCGCCAAGGAGACCATCACCATCGCTCCGGTCCGCTGGCGCCGACGCAACGAACTGACCCACTACGCCGAGGCGGCCGACCCGATCGATCGGGCGATGCGCAACAGCGGCACGCTGATCCGCCGCTCGGTGACCCTGATCGAGGACGAGGAGCCGGTGCCCGAACCGATGCCCGCCGCCATCGCCCACCTCGCCGAGTCGGTACGCCTGCTCCAGCACGAGTTCGCCGTCGGGGAGGAACCCCAGCGGGCCCGGGAGCGGGCGCTGCGCGCGGTCAGCGAGGCCGGCCGGGGCTACGCCGAGGGGGTCGGTTTCTCCGGCAGCGTGGTGATCGCGCAGGTCCGTACCGCGGCGAGCGACCTGATGGTGGCCTCCGGCATCGACCAGGAGGAGGCGAACCGGTTGGTCCGGCAGGCGTTCGGCGAGCGGGAGGAGCGCGGGGGCGGCACGAGCGAGCAGAGCCCCGCCCCCAAGCCGCCCACGGCACCTCCGGTCGGCTGA
- a CDS encoding HD domain-containing protein: MDELMRRWRDAAHAAGASEPAEVERAGARLLAAWREPHRRYHTTTHLRAVLDVVDAYAGSARRPALVRLAAWCHDAVYDPRAGGDANERASAELAGDLLAAAGLPADAVTEVRRLVLLTAGHVARPDDPDGALLCDADLAILAAPPDDYDRYATAVRHEYAHVPDPDFRTGRAAVLAGLLSLPTLYRLPAAQAHWEVRARTNVTRELAALAGG; the protein is encoded by the coding sequence GTGGACGAGCTGATGCGACGGTGGCGGGACGCGGCGCACGCGGCGGGGGCATCCGAACCGGCCGAGGTCGAGCGGGCCGGGGCACGGCTGCTGGCCGCCTGGCGGGAGCCGCACCGGCGTTACCACACCACCACCCACCTGCGGGCGGTGCTGGACGTGGTCGACGCGTACGCCGGGTCGGCCCGCCGGCCGGCACTGGTCCGGCTGGCGGCCTGGTGCCACGACGCGGTCTACGACCCGCGGGCCGGCGGGGACGCCAACGAGCGGGCCAGTGCCGAGTTGGCCGGGGACCTGCTCGCCGCCGCCGGGTTGCCGGCGGACGCGGTGACCGAGGTACGCCGGCTCGTGCTGCTCACCGCCGGACACGTCGCGCGGCCCGACGACCCGGACGGTGCCCTGCTCTGCGACGCCGACCTGGCGATCCTGGCCGCCCCGCCGGACGACTACGACCGCTACGCCACCGCCGTCCGCCACGAGTACGCGCACGTCCCCGACCCGGACTTCCGGACCGGCCGGGCGGCCGTGCTGGCGGGCCTGCTGTCTTTGCCCACCCTCTACCGGCTGCCCGCCGCGCAGGCTCATTGGGAGGTCCGTGCCCGGACCAACGTCACCCGCGAACTCGCGGCCCTGGCAGGCGGGTGA
- a CDS encoding DUF4031 domain-containing protein, producing MLYLDRPVVPWRGRLWSHLISDVSYEELHVFAEALGAPRRGFDRDHYDLPAERFPMAVWLGARVVPSRDLVRLLRDSGLRRPKHLTRLPGPRVRG from the coding sequence ATGCTGTATCTGGACCGCCCTGTGGTGCCCTGGCGGGGACGGCTCTGGTCACACCTGATCAGCGACGTCTCGTACGAGGAGCTGCACGTCTTCGCCGAGGCGCTGGGCGCGCCCCGCCGTGGCTTCGACCGGGACCACTACGACCTGCCGGCGGAACGGTTCCCGATGGCCGTCTGGCTCGGTGCCCGGGTGGTTCCCTCCCGCGACCTCGTCCGTCTCCTGCGTGACTCCGGCCTCCGCCGCCCCAAGCACCTCACCCGCCTGCCAGGGCCGCGAGTTCGCGGGTGA